The following are encoded in a window of Halosolutus halophilus genomic DNA:
- a CDS encoding replication factor C large subunit has product MTDWTEKYRPTTLSEVRGNNKARDQLKEWAETWDEHRQSVIVHGSPGVGKTSAAHALANDMGWPVMELNASDNRQADVIERIAGEAAKSGTLTAGGAGRRLVVLDEADNFHGNADYGGSREVTRVVKDANQPIVLVANEFYDMSQSLRNACETIEFRDVSKRSIVPVLRDICRREGVEYEEEALEAIAENTSGDLRSAVNDLQAVAEEAETLTVEDVVTGERDTTEGIFDYLDALIKEEDAEGALRASYDVDETPDDLLNWIEDNVPKDYEGAELADAYEFLSNADRWLGRVRATQDYSYWRYATDNMTAGVAASRREPKGGWTRYGPPSYWSKLGRTKGARNTRDAIAERIAEREGTSVATARREILPFLSAMTHHCKNRDLTVRMAAIYDLDEKEVSFVTGSGKDTNKVQSIVEDADELRDEQTVAHSGNAFFEPEDANGGTATDSSEDEPGSDTGDESENDQQTLTATSESNDDADGSETDEPSSADEPDDDQSGLTDFM; this is encoded by the coding sequence ATGACCGACTGGACGGAGAAGTACCGCCCGACGACGCTGTCGGAGGTACGCGGCAACAACAAGGCCCGCGACCAGTTGAAAGAGTGGGCCGAAACCTGGGACGAGCACCGGCAGTCAGTGATCGTCCACGGCAGTCCCGGCGTCGGGAAGACCTCGGCCGCCCACGCGCTGGCCAACGACATGGGGTGGCCGGTGATGGAACTCAACGCCAGCGACAACCGGCAGGCGGACGTGATCGAACGAATCGCCGGCGAAGCCGCAAAGAGCGGCACGCTCACCGCGGGCGGGGCCGGCCGCCGACTCGTCGTTCTGGACGAGGCCGACAACTTCCACGGCAACGCGGACTACGGCGGCTCCCGCGAAGTCACGCGGGTCGTCAAGGACGCCAACCAGCCGATCGTCCTCGTCGCCAACGAGTTCTACGACATGAGCCAGTCCCTGCGCAACGCCTGCGAGACGATCGAGTTCCGGGACGTCTCCAAACGATCGATCGTGCCCGTCCTGCGGGACATCTGCCGTCGCGAGGGCGTCGAGTACGAGGAGGAAGCCCTCGAGGCCATCGCGGAGAACACGAGCGGCGACCTTCGATCGGCGGTCAACGACCTGCAGGCGGTCGCCGAGGAAGCAGAGACGTTAACCGTCGAGGACGTGGTCACCGGCGAGCGCGACACCACCGAGGGAATCTTCGACTACCTCGACGCGCTCATCAAGGAGGAAGACGCCGAGGGGGCCCTCCGGGCGTCCTACGACGTCGACGAGACGCCGGACGACCTGCTCAACTGGATCGAGGACAACGTGCCGAAAGACTACGAGGGCGCGGAACTGGCCGACGCCTACGAGTTCCTCTCGAACGCGGACCGCTGGCTGGGTCGCGTGCGGGCCACGCAGGACTACTCCTACTGGCGGTACGCGACCGACAACATGACCGCCGGCGTCGCCGCCTCGCGCCGCGAACCGAAAGGCGGCTGGACCCGGTATGGGCCGCCGAGTTACTGGTCGAAACTCGGGCGGACCAAGGGGGCCCGGAACACGCGAGACGCGATCGCAGAACGCATCGCCGAACGCGAGGGGACGAGCGTCGCGACGGCCCGCCGCGAGATCCTGCCGTTCCTCTCGGCGATGACCCACCACTGCAAGAACCGCGATCTCACCGTCCGCATGGCCGCCATCTACGACCTCGACGAGAAAGAGGTCTCGTTCGTCACCGGCAGCGGGAAAGACACCAACAAGGTCCAGTCGATCGTCGAGGACGCCGACGAACTGCGAGACGAACAGACGGTCGCTCACTCCGGGAACGCGTTCTTCGAGCCCGAGGACGCGAACGGGGGGACAGCCACCGACTCGTCGGAGGACGAACCCGGCAGCGATACCGGGGACGAGAGCGAGAACGACCAGCAGACCCTCACCGCCACGAGCGAGTCGAACGACGACGCCGACGGTAGCGAGACGGACGAACCGTCGTCGGCCGACGAACCGGACGACGACCAGTCCGGACTGACGGACTTCATGTAG
- a CDS encoding PIN domain-containing protein, whose amino-acid sequence MYAETDFLLALIKDEDWLGEAAETVYRDHRDELWTSQFTLIELLLVAYREERDTERVVTNAATLVDVRGDVDTVVSAATYVEDHGFTPFDALHLVESGDDPIVSSDDTYAEFTTRLDLKTVAEE is encoded by the coding sequence ATGTACGCCGAAACCGATTTTCTTCTCGCGCTCATCAAGGACGAAGACTGGCTGGGAGAGGCCGCTGAAACCGTGTATCGGGACCACCGGGACGAGTTGTGGACGTCACAGTTCACGCTCATCGAACTCCTTCTCGTTGCCTACCGTGAGGAACGAGATACCGAACGCGTCGTCACGAACGCCGCCACTCTCGTCGACGTCCGCGGCGACGTCGATACGGTCGTCTCCGCGGCGACGTACGTCGAAGACCACGGGTTCACGCCGTTCGACGCACTCCATCTCGTCGAATCGGGGGACGATCCGATCGTCTCCAGCGACGACACGTACGCAGAGTTCACAACTCGTCTCGATCTGAAGACGGTCGCCGAGGAGTGA
- a CDS encoding AbrB/MazE/SpoVT family DNA-binding domain-containing protein, producing MSDVALDDRGRLTLPKEVRERYGDRYHIVQLPEGIKLVPIADDPLEALRDEFADIDKSADELRDEAREAALDEAGR from the coding sequence ATGTCCGACGTAGCGCTGGACGACCGCGGCCGTCTCACGCTTCCGAAGGAAGTCCGTGAACGATACGGCGACCGGTATCACATCGTTCAGCTTCCCGAGGGAATCAAGTTAGTTCCGATCGCCGACGACCCGCTCGAAGCGCTCAGGGACGAATTCGCAGATATCGACAAATCGGCCGACGAACTCCGCGACGAAGCACGCGAAGCAGCCCTTGACGAGGCCGGACGCTAA
- a CDS encoding phytanoyl-CoA dioxygenase family protein: MTEDVLTREQRDRFVHNGFVVLRNAIPQALLDEALAVATKTVPEDLNDFEEMAAGPEDRHYWNTLDDMAPFRPLNDHLQEYAEEFVGTGGLVSPDEFAQIAVRYPTGEFSSTPDHPMTTTHGNPHVDIFDESGELQPFTIAATTYLEDVHPRGGGLTVWPGTHWRIAEYLSEHSLETFSNEAVKQVLDSGASPFEVSGPAGTVVLWHNLLVHTGGCNLGRQPRIASFTRFRRHDEEETSQNAARNPFEYWDGVEK, encoded by the coding sequence ATGACCGAAGACGTACTTACCAGAGAACAACGTGACAGGTTCGTCCATAATGGCTTCGTCGTTCTCCGAAACGCGATCCCACAGGCGCTTCTCGACGAGGCGCTTGCAGTAGCCACGAAAACGGTTCCCGAGGACTTGAACGACTTCGAGGAGATGGCCGCCGGTCCTGAAGACCGCCACTACTGGAATACCCTCGACGACATGGCTCCGTTCCGACCACTCAACGACCACCTTCAGGAGTATGCCGAGGAATTCGTCGGAACGGGTGGGCTGGTATCACCGGATGAGTTCGCACAAATTGCCGTTCGGTATCCGACGGGTGAGTTCTCCAGTACTCCGGACCATCCGATGACTACCACGCACGGAAACCCACACGTTGACATCTTCGACGAGTCCGGAGAACTCCAGCCGTTCACGATCGCCGCGACGACGTATCTAGAGGACGTGCATCCCCGCGGTGGCGGCCTAACGGTCTGGCCCGGGACACACTGGCGAATCGCCGAATACCTCTCCGAACACAGCCTCGAAACGTTCTCAAATGAGGCGGTAAAGCAGGTACTCGACTCGGGTGCGAGCCCCTTCGAAGTCAGTGGACCTGCGGGAACGGTCGTACTCTGGCACAACCTTCTCGTCCACACGGGCGGGTGTAATCTGGGACGACAGCCACGTATCGCATCGTTCACCCGATTCCGCCGCCACGACGAGGAAGAAACGAGCCAGAACGCCGCCAGAAACCCGTTCGAATACTGGGACGGGGTCGAGAAGTAG
- a CDS encoding hemolysin family protein — translation MVEVDLAFSLGRLAFAFFLVFLNGFFVAAEFAYVRIRPTQIDALVEEGRRSAKLLQEAEENLDDYLATTQLGITIASLGLGWAGEPAIASLIQPVLGSVLPAGSIHLVAIAIGFGIITFLHVVFGELAPKTLAIADAERIALLVAAPMKFFYYVFLPGIVVFNGTANFFTRLIGVEPASESDDTHSEEEILRIVSQSGQQGAVDMDEVEMIEAIFDLSDTVAREVMVPRPDVVTVRADMPLSELRAAASSGSYTRLPVVDEDAEEPVIGFVHAKDVLQAIEAADRTADRGADEPTARDLAREVIIVPETRRIDEVLTEFRKQNVQMAVVIDEWGAFEGILTIEDVIEVVVGEIQDEFDTAEMEPSIDELADGRHAMDGGVTLAAVNDLLETEFESDAFDTIGGLVLHRLGRPPEVGDTIGADGYEMTVEAVEGTRVSRVIVGETVPEVEEPSG, via the coding sequence ATGGTAGAGGTAGACCTCGCGTTCTCGCTGGGTCGACTCGCGTTCGCCTTCTTCCTGGTCTTCCTGAACGGCTTTTTCGTCGCGGCGGAGTTCGCGTACGTCAGGATCCGACCGACCCAGATCGACGCGCTCGTCGAGGAGGGTCGACGGTCGGCGAAACTCCTCCAGGAGGCCGAGGAGAACCTGGACGACTACCTCGCGACCACCCAACTGGGCATCACGATCGCGTCGCTGGGGCTCGGGTGGGCCGGCGAACCGGCGATCGCCTCGCTCATCCAACCCGTCCTCGGTTCGGTGCTACCGGCGGGGTCGATTCACCTGGTCGCGATCGCGATCGGGTTCGGCATCATCACGTTCCTGCACGTCGTCTTCGGGGAACTCGCACCGAAGACCCTCGCCATCGCCGACGCCGAGCGGATCGCACTGCTGGTCGCCGCGCCGATGAAGTTCTTCTACTACGTCTTCCTCCCCGGGATCGTCGTGTTCAACGGGACGGCGAACTTCTTTACGCGACTCATCGGCGTCGAACCGGCCTCCGAGAGCGACGACACCCACAGCGAGGAGGAGATCCTGCGCATCGTCTCCCAGTCCGGCCAGCAGGGAGCCGTCGACATGGACGAGGTCGAGATGATCGAGGCGATCTTCGACCTGAGCGACACGGTCGCCCGCGAGGTGATGGTCCCGCGCCCAGACGTCGTGACCGTTCGCGCCGACATGCCCCTCTCGGAGCTCCGGGCCGCCGCCTCGAGCGGGAGCTACACACGCTTGCCCGTCGTCGACGAGGACGCCGAGGAGCCCGTCATCGGATTCGTTCACGCCAAAGACGTCCTCCAGGCGATCGAGGCCGCAGATCGAACGGCGGATCGGGGCGCCGACGAGCCGACCGCACGCGACCTCGCTCGTGAGGTGATCATCGTCCCCGAAACCCGCCGGATCGACGAGGTCCTCACGGAGTTCCGCAAGCAGAACGTCCAGATGGCAGTCGTGATCGACGAATGGGGTGCCTTCGAGGGCATCCTGACCATCGAGGACGTCATCGAGGTGGTGGTCGGCGAGATCCAGGACGAGTTCGACACCGCGGAGATGGAGCCCTCGATCGACGAACTCGCAGACGGACGCCACGCCATGGACGGCGGCGTCACGCTCGCGGCGGTGAACGACCTTCTTGAAACCGAATTCGAGAGCGACGCGTTCGACACGATCGGCGGACTGGTGTTGCACCGCCTCGGGCGCCCGCCCGAAGTCGGTGACACGATCGGGGCCGACGGCTACGAGATGACCGTCGAAGCGGTTGAGGGAACGCGCGTCTCGCGAGTGATCGTCGGCGAGACCGTTCCGGAAGTCGAGGAACCGTCGGGCTGA